One window of the Alicyclobacillus dauci genome contains the following:
- a CDS encoding DUF3973 domain-containing protein produces MNHIMYCIHCHAIHRVTVRDTVFKTGFRLVNGQDVPLGICNGKTQSEKKAE; encoded by the coding sequence ATGAATCACATAATGTATTGCATTCATTGCCACGCCATTCATCGGGTGACCGTACGAGATACGGTGTTTAAAACTGGTTTTAGGCTTGTGAATGGACAAGACGTGCCACTTGGAATTTGTAACGGTAAAACACAGTCCGAAAAGAAGGCCGAATAA